One part of the Plasmodium yoelii strain 17X genome assembly, chromosome: 13 genome encodes these proteins:
- a CDS encoding ribosomal L18ae protein, with product MDNNKDKSLKINIFQYHVVGRATPTDKDPNPNVYRMCIFAKNDTNAKSRFWYFMKKIHKLKKSNGELLACEQIREKNPLRAKTYGVLLRYDSRTGTHNMYKEFRDTTKEGAIAQLYSEMAGRHRARASSISIIRISEISMEHAKRPHIKQLLKKRLRFPALHLPTLAKEFKRKYAPTRPSTYRM from the exons ATGGATAACAATAAAGATaaatcattaaaaataaat ATTTTTCAATACCACGTTGTTGGAAGAGCAACACCAACAGATAAAGACCCAAACCCCAATGTTTATAGAATGTGTATTTTTGCAAAAAATGACACAAATGCAAAATCTCGATTCTGGTATTTTATGAAGAAAATACATAAactaaaaaaatcaaatggTGAATTATTAGCTTGTGAACAAATCAGAGAAAAAAATCCATTACGTGCTAAGACATATGGTGTATTATTAAGATATGACAGTAGAACAGGTACACATAATATGTACAAAGAATTTAGAGATACAACTAAAGAAGGAGCTATTGCTCAATTATATTCAGAAATGGCTGGAAGGCATAGAGCTAGAGCATCATCTATTAGTATAATTAGAATATCCGAGATAAGCATGGAACATGCTAAAAGACCACATATTAAACAGTTGCTAAAGAAAAGACTAAGATTTCCTGCTTTACATTTACCAACCTTAGCAAAAgaatttaaaagaaaatatgcACCAACAAGACCATCCACATATAGAatgtaa
- a CDS encoding inner membrane complex suture component, putative, translating into MNKKNNGKSKSGEEIVKNKIPNEMNSTESNSTTKTCNTKNITNKSSIGKTYDISSYNLHKYSTPETVIPNEHNMINTYSYDKDYAANVPKQNTLPYSYNNTTHNYNKYQSNCPNNLPNNYYPNSNGSPYLNEKYGLYINGSNDKNNAYNSYTNPACNISNQQNGKYSYMKQMSHNYPNIINLSDKHRRRSENRHLFSTKNILPPKYSRYRKMNEEGLYMNAYNFNPNPNPNSYGYQNAINFPLERNEYNSLCHPGYSNYRDEYPHINNFKFRNIPREFYYLRNDEQEDDECPYLKRGIGCSLGDCKSGLDKCSSKPEYEYIIQGPNFSHIIDNKSSQRCDVFKKVTLKVGTYLDNAVNIVIDMLENSYKSIAKNNNTNVYDLYPFYNPDPDYTRKERPTLKTGHNLLDKINSALDGSTLEKHKKLPKNFGRIAVPKTQETGSMVVDGINSMLDNLLNEPMSYQKYDYYSDKYNNVKDVNEKPL; encoded by the coding sequence atgaataaaaaaaacaatggAAAAAGTAAATCGGGGGAAGAAATTGTTAAGAATAAAATTCCTAACGAAATGAATAGCACAGAAAGTAATAGTACCACCAAAACATGCAATACTAAGAATATAACTAATAAATCAAGTATTGGAAAAACTTATGATATTAGCTCTTACAATCTACATAAATATAGTACTCCTGAAACAGTAATTCCAAATGAGcataatatgataaatacCTATTCTTATGATAAGGATTATGCAGCGAATGTACCAAAACAAAACACATTACCTTATTCTTACAATAATACCACCCACAATTATAATAAGTATCAATCTAATTGTCCAAATAACCTACCAAATAATTATTACCCCAATTCAAATGGTAGTCCTTacttaaatgaaaaatatggtTTGTATATTAACGGGAGTaacgataaaaataatgcttATAACTCATATACAAACCCTGCATGTAATATTTCAAACCAACAAAATGGCAAATATTCGTATATGAAACAAATGTCACATAATTACCCAAATATTATTAACTTATCTGATAAGCATCGTCGCAGAAGTGAAAATCGTCATTTATTttcaacaaaaaatatattgccTCCAAAATATAGTAGATATAGAAAAATGAATGAAGAAGGACTTTATATGAatgcatacaattttaatcCCAATCCAAATCCCAACTCTTATGGTTATCAAAATGCTATTAATTTTCCATTGGAAAGGAATGAATATAATTCGTTATGTCACCCAGGATATTCAAATTATCGTGATGAATATccacatataaataattttaagttTAGAAATATTCCTCgagaattttattatttaagaAACGATGAGCAAGAAGATGATGAGTGTCCTTATTTAAAAAGAGGGATTGGTTGTTCTTTAGGTGATTGTAAATCAGGATTAGATAAATGTTCGTCTAAACCcgaatatgaatatataattcaagGACCAAATTTTTCACATATAATTGATAATAAATCTTCCCAAAGATGTGATGTGTTCAAAAAAGTAACATTAAAAGTAGGAACATATTTAGACAATGCTGTAAATATAGTGATAGATATGTTAGAGAATTCATATAAATCTATAGCAAAGAATAATAATACCAACGTTTACGATTTATACCCGTTTTATAACCCAGATCCAGATTATACTAGAAAAGAACGACCAACATTAAAAACTGGACACAATTTacttgataaaataaattccGCATTAGATGGATCTACATtagaaaaacataaaaagCTTCCAAAAAATTTTGGGCGAATTGCCGTTCCTAAAACACAAGAAACAGGTAGTATGGTTGTAGATGGGATAAATAGTATGCtagataatttattaaatgagCCTATGTCTTATCAAAAATACGATT
- a CDS encoding solute carrier 20, member 1, whose protein sequence is MIADPSMLWLVIASGVACFFMAFVTGANDIANTFSTSIGAKSLTIKKALLIAFFFEALGASLLGGTVTDSIRSKIINFEAFYNAPEFLMLGMFSALVGASLWLAIATCLGLPVSTTHSIVGALLGFGLSAGHADSIKWAKIQSIVISWFAAPLLAGSCSAIAFSTMRSLILRKKNSFEIIKKWYWILIFLITLPFSVFLVYQNPIVLNTKCRMKQGNKIVYASPCYLQDWSSGHVIYATLISITLSLLLTGIGSIFIYIVYNKRLKCYNFRKRLFEDQYMNDIEQNVKPNTTCNGNNSSLNSVASNETQIPRLRDQTNKGNNDNNEQIEVSKGELNNKSGTKNDIEQNVIETFDQDTEIVFATLQIISAILGVIAQSANDTANAIGPFAAVFNTYNSGIREKIKVQWYILLFGGLSMSLGLSILGYRVIKTVGMKLIKITPSRGFTIELISGLVVLFFSICGIPLSSTHCAVSSVIGLGLVEARIFENDKNGNTDKDVSNGQSNANNVAVKKRSLCPFSYLNTSCVNLKLFRTIFLSWIITVSFSASVTAAIFSFAAYTPSYVIMRNP, encoded by the exons ATGATAGCAGATCCTAGTATGTTATGGTTGGTCATCGCTAGTGGAGTCGCATGTTTTTTTATGGCATTTGTAACCGGAGCAAATGATATAGCAAATACATTTAGTACTTCTATTGGAGCAAAATCTTTAACTATAAAAAAAGCATTATTAATTGCGTTTTTTTTTGAAGCATTAGGGGCTTCTTTATTAGGTGGAACAGTAACAGATTCAATTCGttctaaaataataaattttgaagCATTTTACAATGCACCagaatttttaatgttaGGTATGTTTAGTGCCCTCGTGGGTGCTAGTTTGTGGCTAGCTATAGCAACTTGTTTGGGATTACCTGTATCTACAACACATAGTATTGTAGGGGCTTTACTTGGTTTTGGATTATCAGCAGGTCATGCTGATTCAATAAAATGGGCAAAAATTCAAAGTATTGTTATATCTTGGTTTGCAGCCCCATTATTAGCAGGAAGTTGTTCAGCTATAGCTTTTAGTACAATGAGAAGTTTAatattaagaaaaaaaaactcaTTTGagataattaaaaaatggtattggatattaatttttcttataaCCCTCCCTTTTAGTGTATTTTTAGTATATCAAAATCCGATAGTATTAAACACAAAGTGTAGAATGAAACAAGgtaataaaattgtatatgcATCACCTTGTTATCTTCAAGATTGGAGCTCAGGACATGTAATTTATGCAACCTTAATATCTATAAccttatcattattattgacTGGAATTGgttcaatatttatatatatagtatataacAAAAGATTAAagtgttataattttagaaaaagatTATTTGAGGATCAATATATGAATGATATAGAACAAAATGTAAAACCGAATACAACATGTAATGGAAATAATAGTAGTTTAAATTCGGTTGCATCTAATGAAACACAAATACCACGTTTAAGAGATCAAACAAATAAAggtaataatgataataatgaacaaaTTGAAGTATCAAAAGgtgaattaaataataaatcaggtacaaaaaatgatattgaACAAAATGTGATAGAAACATTTGATCAAGATACTGAAATTGTTTTTGCAACTTTACAAATTATAAGTGCTATTTTAGGAGTAATAGCACAAAGTGCTAATGATACAGCTAATGCTATAGGACCATTTGCTGCTGtatttaatacatataattcAGGAATTAGAGAAAAAATCAAAGTACAAtggtatatattattatttggtGGTTTATCAATGTCTTTAGGTTTATCTATATTAGGATATAGAGTTATCAAAACAGTTGGAATGAAACTTATTAAAATAACACCGTCTCGAGGTTTTACTATTGAATTAATATCAGGCCTagttgttttattttttagtattTGTGGTATCCCATTAAGTTCAACACATTGTGCTGTGTCAAGTGTGATTGGGCTTGGGTTAGTCGAAGCAAGAATatttgaaaatgataaaaatggtaaTACCGATAAGGATGTATCTAATGGGCAAAGCAATGCAAATAATGTGGCTGTAAAAAAAAGGTCATTATGCCCATTTTCCTATTTAAATACATCATGTGTAAATTTAAAACTATTCAGAACCATCTTTTTGTCATGGATCATCACTGTATCTTTTTCCG CTTCCGTAACTGCAGCCATTTTTTCATTCGCGGCTTATACCCCATCCTATGTAATTATGAGAAATCCTTAA
- a CDS encoding eukaryotic ribosomal protein L18, with translation MGIDLKNVGRIKKHGRKNLVSKNPYLRLLVKLYRFLARRTDVNFNKIIAKRLIMPKRFRPPLSLSKLQQHMSNNQNSVAVVVGSITDDKRLFSCRNMKVCALRFTETARKRIVDAGGECLTFDQLALRYPTGKDCILLRGPTKARTAEKHFGSAPGRPKSKARPYVRSKGRKFEKARGRRKSRAYKK, from the exons ATg ggTATTGATCTTAAAAATGTTGgtagaataaaaaaacatggaAGAAAAAACCTGGTTTCCAAAAACCCATACCTTAGGTTATTAGTAAAGTTGTACCGATTTTTAGCTAGAAGAACTGATGTCAActttaacaaaataattgCCAAAAGGCTTATTATGCCTAAACGTTTTAGACCCCCATTGTCATTATCAAAATTACAACAACATATGTCAAACAACCAAAATAGTGTAGCTGTCGTTGTTGGATCAATAACAG ATGACAAAAGATTATTCAGTTGTAGAAATATGAAGGTTTGTGCATTGAGATTTACCGAAACCGCTAGAAAAAGAATTGTCGATGCAGGAGGAGAATGCTTAACATTTGATCAATTAGCTTTGAGATATCCAACTGGAAAAGACTGCATACTTTTAAGAGGTCCAACAAAAGCAAGAACTGCTGAAAAACATTTTGGCAGTGCTCCAGGTAGACCCAAATCAAAAGCTAGACCATATGTTCGTTCAAAGGGAAGAAAATTTGAAAAAGCTCGAGGAAGAAGAAAATCTAGAGCATACAAGAAATAA